One genomic segment of Hydra vulgaris chromosome 14, alternate assembly HydraT2T_AEP includes these proteins:
- the LOC136090894 gene encoding uncharacterized protein LOC136090894, whose protein sequence is MVRYQPITARRSQKSQGKQKLFEQVPAIRGQHRSPKKMPRPQSHAGTKLNLWQKGNMAGAMEEYRKQEEKPSTERLSIRLIARAWNVPYETLRRRLSGKVSKVESASGRPTILSQQSEEELAETVRKMARAEFPLSRKDIREIAYAYSDAKGIKGFSESKKIDGYYWFQGFLNRFPDISTKKAENLSAARAMDSPRHIWNVDETGVINIHKAEEAVAIVGEPAYNLTALERGETSTVLAALNAFGDIIPPMIIHKGKTVGKGWKDGAPFGAIVKASDSGWINKDLFVEFGQLFVNNLQRLGLLNGRPHLLIMDNHYSHVFNLEFLNLMKANNIHVFALPSHTTHWLQPLDRVPFGLFKRKWNEGMRLFTQKNAGRKLEKKEFFSLFTPTWQASMTVELAQAGFRATGLFPFNAKAIPEEAFAPSTITERKLDSTASNSLPNMLSNIENSCLPLRSSIEQPPVPNAAMNLQLISVTESVDIINLNEMQLADISNSSSAKLVDTANKDNINASNSNTRLDKQHEQHVNTDIAGSTCLPTTDENAIVSIEQADLDVSFENLMPVPHRDRPQSSRPRKKPPSYELTSEENVAFIQERTKPITKKAAKEKETSKEKKQKKTVKQKVIKKKKESKKEKKQKEEDICKYCGFAYGEATDPLIDDEWIECDACRDWLHGAVSK, encoded by the exons ATGGTACGTTATCAACCGATCACGGCCCGAAGAAGCCAAAAATCTcaaggaaaacaaaaattgttcgAGCAGGTACCGGCAATTCGAGGACAACATCGAAGTCCAAAAAAAATGCCGAGGCCTCAAAGTCATGCAGgcacaaaactaaatttatggCAAAAAGGAAATATGGCTGGTGCTATGGAAGAATACagaaaacaagaagaaaaacCTTCAACTGAACGGTTGTCAATACGGCTGATAGCGAGAGCGTGGAATGTGCCATATGAAACTTTGAGGAGGAGATTGTCAGGAAAAGTGAGCAAAGTGGAAAGTGCTTCTGGGAGACCCACAATTCTTTCACAACAAAGTGAAGAAGAATTAGCAGAGACTGTAAGAAAAATGGCACGAGCAGAGTTTCCTTTGTCGCGCAAAGATATTCGAGAAATTGCATATGCTTATTCTGATGCTAAAGGAATAAAAGGATTTtcagaatcaaaaaaaattgacgGTTATTACTGGTTTCAGGGATTTTTGAACAGATTTCCTGATATAAGCACAAAAAAGGCAGAGAATCTGTCTGCAGCAAGAGCAATGG ACAGTCCTAGGCACATTTGGAATGTGGACGAGACAGGTGTGATAAATATTCACAAGGCAGAAGAAGCTGTGGCAATTGTTGGTGAACCTGCTTATAATCTTACTGCATTAGAAAGAGGGGAGACATCTACTGTCTTGGCAGCATTAAATGCATTTGGCGATATTATACCACCTATGATCATTCATAAAGGAAAAACTGTTGGCAAAGGCTGGAAAGATGGTGCTCCTTTTGGTGCTATTGTAAAAGCAAGTGATAGTGGCTGGATAAATAAAGACTTGTTTGTGGAATTTGGACAGTTATTTGTCAACAATTTACAACGATTAGGACTATTAAACGGTCGACCTCATCTTTTAATTATGGACAATCACTATTCACATGTGTTTAACCTTGAATTTTTAAACCTAATGAAAGCAAACAATATTCATGTATTTGCATTACCAAGCCATACTACTCATTGGCTGCAACCGCTGGATCGTGTGCCCTTTGGTTTATTTAAGAGAAAGTGGAATGAGGGCATGAGATTGTTTACACAAAAGAATGCTGGCCGTAAACTggaaaaaaaggaattttttagcTTGTTTACACCAACTTGGCAAGCATCGATGACTGTTGAGCTGGCTCAGGCTGGCTTTCGTGCTACTGGCTTGTTTCCATTTAATGCCAAAGCTATTCCTGAAGAGGCTTTTGCACCAAGCACCATTACAGAAAGAAAATTAGATTCAACAGCCTCGAATTCTCTGCCCAATATGTTGTCAAATATTGAAAACTCTTGTTTGCCACTGCGATCGAGTATTGAACAGCCACCTGTACCTAATGCAGCTATGAATTTGCAGTTGATTTCTGTGACCGAATCCGTTGACATAATTAATCTGAATGAAATGCAATTGGCAGATATTTCAAATAGTTCTAGTGCTAAACTTGTTGATACAgctaataaagataatattaatgCATCTAATTCTAATACTCGCCTAGATAAGCAGCATGAGCAACATGTCAATACTGATATTGCTGGTAGTACTTGTTTACCTACCACTGATGAAAATGCAATTGTGTCAATTGAACAAGCAGACCTCGATGTGTCTTTCGAAAACTTGATGCCAGTGCCACACAGAGATCGACCACAAAGCAGTCGGCCACGTAAGAAACCACCATCTTATGAATTGACATCAGAAGAAAATGTAGCATTTATTCAAGAAAGAACCAaaccaattacaaaaaaagcagCTAAAGAGAAAGAGACCAGCAAAGAAAAGAAACAGAAGAAAACTGTTAAACAGAAggttataaagaaaaagaaagaatccaaaaaagaaaagaaacaaaaagaagagGACATTTGCAAATATTGTGGGTTTGCATATGGTGAAGCAACTGATCCTCTCATTGATGATGAATGGATTGAGTGTGACGCGTGCCGTGATTGGTTACATGGAGCTGTATCGAAATAA